The Rattus norvegicus strain BN/NHsdMcwi chromosome 20, GRCr8, whole genome shotgun sequence genomic interval CAGACCCTGCCCTTTCCTACCTGTGTTTCTCTTCCTCACAACAGCCAACACAGCTCCAATGATCACAGCTCCACTGATGGCCACAGCAGAGATGGCTCCAAGGACAACATAAATGACATTGAATTCCATGTTGGAGTTGGTGGATGAAGGAGGCTCTGGGAAGAACAGGTACAGGAAATGAAGGTGGAGGTCATGACCCCAGCCCTCAGCCCTGACCAGCTCAGAGTCTGCAGAAGGCTCCAGCTTTTCCTGACCCCAGATCTGCACCCACACCCTCCTTACCCCATCTCAAGGTGAGAGGCTCAGGCAGCCCCTCATGCTCCACAAGGCATGTGTAATTCTGCTCCTTCCCAAGAGGCACCACCACAGCTGCCCACTTCTGGAAGGTTCCATCCCCTGCAGGCCTGGTCTCCACAAGCTCCATGTCCTGGGTCAGGTCCTCCCCATTCATCTGCCAGGTCAGGGTGATGTCAGCAGGGTAGAAGCCCAGGGCCCAGCACCTCAGGGTGACATCACCTTCAGGTCTGGGGTGAAGGGTCACATGTGCCTTTGGGGGATCTGTGTGGAAGATTTAAGAAATCACACAGTTAACAAGACAAACTGAAATCTACACAGGACACAGTTAAATCAATGATGACACTGAACTGTGTGTGTCTGACACTTCAACTGTCATCAACTAGTGAGCTGCAGGGAGAGCTGGTCCCCTCAGCACAGAACTGCACACTTTCCTGAGGAACTCAGAAGCTAAGAGGGAATCCACATGAGCCAGTGGGTGAACACAGCCGTCCTTATGTGAAGTTCTATAGCATGAGATGGGTGGTCATAGAACAGAAGAGGGAATGGAAAGTAATTGATTTAATATGTGTTTGCAGACAAACACTGCCTGGAAGCAaaataatgctttaaaaaaaaaaaacaaagaaagaaaagataaaagaaagaaagaaagaaagaaagaaaggaaggaaggaagaaagaaaaaagaaatcccacAATTTATATTTCTCCAGGGTACCCCACAAGGGCTCATGGGACCATTCTCCACTGTAGAAATAGAGAGAAATGGGGTGTGGAAGAAGTGCAAACCCCACATTCAGAGATGGATCTGTGAGAATGTATTCTTTGGAAAGTTGTAGAAACTGGGGGAACCAGCCTAGTGAATTTGAGTCCATGTCTCCCATGAGGTAAAGGAGAGTTCCACTCCTGAGGTGCAAGGGCTGACACACTCAGCAGGACAGGAGTCAGTGTCCTCAGAGAGTGGGTGTGGGCAGAGGACCTGGCCTGGGAGAGGCCATGACTGACAGCAGGGAGCCCCTGCTGTGAAGTGGGgaaattctctccttccctcctgagAGGGACTCACAACTCTCCAGGGAGAAGGCTGGGCCCTGGGAGAGGCAGTGCAGTCACTGTGATGAGGGATGAGGAGACCCAGGGACACTGTCTCCCCTCTGAGACAGGGGCATCACCCTTCTTAGGGTTTCTTCTTCCCCAGGACTGAGCCCCAGCCCGAAGGCAGGGAGACGGGAAGCCCCCCGACCTCGCACCTGAGCGCAGCAGCGTCTCCTTCCCGAGTTCCAGGAATCTGCGGAGCGACTCCACACACTCTCCTTCCAGATTGGCCCTGCGTTTCTCTGCATAACGAGCCCGCTCCCACTTGTTTCGGGTCATCTGCGCCACCACGTCCGCCGCCGCCCACGTTTTCAGGTCTTCGTTCAGGGCGATGTAATCGCGGCCGTCGTAGGCGAACTGATCATACCCGCGGAGGAGCCTCCCGTCCGACCCCACGTCACAGCCAAACATCAACTGGAGTGTGTGAGAGTCTGGGGGATCCGGCAGTCAGACTCGGCCCCTCCTATTCCCGCCCACCTGCTCGCCCCACCCCTGCTCCCGCCCACCTGCGCCCCCGCCCACCCCTGGACTCCTCAAAACGGAAACCGAAAAGCGCCCTGGTCGGTTCTGCTCCCGAACCCTCAGATTTGGGATCTGGAACGTCTCCGACCTCTGTGGGGACGCTGAGGGGTCGTGACCTCAGGCCCGGGGTCACTCACCGCCCTCGCTCTGGTTGTAGTAGCCAAGCAGTGTCCTCAGGTTCACTCGGAAAGTCTGCTCCTTTTCCTTGGCTCCCTGCGTCTCCCGCTCCCAATACTCCGGCCCCTGCTGCTCCATCCACCGGGCCCGCGGCTCGTATCTCGGATTCTCCGCGTCACTGTCGAAGCGCACGAACTCCGTGTCGTCCACGTAGCCGACTTCCATGAACCGGGGCTCCCCGAGGCCGGGCCGGGACACGGCGGTTTTGAAATACCGCAGCGAGTGTGAGCCTGGGGGCGGCGCGCGGATGAGATCCTTACCTCCTCCCGGGACCCCGGGCGGGTGTGGGGGCCGGGCGGGGAGCAGGGCGTGGGGCTCCGGACTCGggtggagaaggggtgggggtctGTTGTGGGACGCGGGGACTTGGCTTCCCCGGTGCcgccccagcccctccctgcagAGGCGGTTTCCCTCCCGACCCGGCACTCACCCGCGCGGGTCTGGGTCCGGGCCAAGGCGGCcgccagcagcaggagcagcaaggGCGGCGCAGTCACCCCCATCCGAGATCCCGGACGCGTGTGAGACAGCCTACAGGGACTTTACAACCAACCCAAGATCGCGCTACCCAGTGGGAGGTCAAAGCGAATCAGATCCTAGGAGCTGTAAAGAGGGTTGTGGCTCCAGGGCAAGAGAAGGGCAGGGCTGTGCTGCAGGAGAACTCAGGGAGCAGAGAAAGGCCCTTGTGCACCTCTGTGTTAGCTAGGgtttccgttgctgtgataagaccccataccaaaagcaacttgaggaagaaggatttatttcagtttccacttccacatcacagtccatcattgaagagATTCAGGGCAGGATCTtgaggcaggactctagaggtaggagctgaagcagagaccatgagaaCCATCGCTAACTACCTCGTTCCTCATGGCAGCTCAACCTGTTTTCTTGTACAATCCACGACCACCAGCCAGGATTACCTCcagtgggctgagcccttccATATTCATCGttaataataactttaaaaatgcCTCATAGACTTTCCTAAAGGCGGCCCTGGATGGATGCATTCTCTCTACTCAGGATCCTGTTCCCAAATCTGTCTtggtttgtgtcaggttgacaaaatgCAAACAGCATGGCTTCCTGGTGCAAGGTTGCCCAGTGAGAGCTGAGGGAGGAGAATGTGGATGAGCTCCTCCCCCTGACCTACCCTCTGGATGCAGGACCCAAGGTAAACAACAGTTGGAATGCAAAGAAGGGGTGGGTTCCCACCTCATCCCTGCCCCTCAGTCCTGAGGACTTGTCTGTCCCCTGCCTGTTGGATGCTGCTGCTGATATAATCACAGGAGAGACTGATCAAGTCAGAGcatgtgggggggaggggagaaatagggacattttcttccctCAGAGCAGGCCAATCTGATTGTGGAGGGAGTGAGGAGAGGCAGGCAAGTTAGGTAGgttaggtaagtaggtaggtaggtagatagatagatagatagatagatagatagatagacagacagatagatagagttagatatagatacacatagagacagatacatagaaacatacatacatgcatacatacaaatgtacatacatgcatgtatacatgtgtacaacatgcatacatgtgtacaacaTGCATACATGCCAACAcatcagacacacagacagacagacagtattgaaagaggaatgagaagaagcACCCTTCCACTCTTTGAACGTTTACAATTTCTGTCTTTGCTCAGACTTCATGCAGCTTCAGGTCCTGCTCCACCAGACACCTGCCCAGCTGGGCAAACATTCAGGGTGACCCTGGGAGGCTTCTTAGAGTTCTCCCATGGATCAGAGGGCTAAGGGATGTTGCAAAGATCACAGCATAGAACAGACTTCATGTGAGAGATTTATTGGGGGTGGGTAGTGggtggaagagaaaaagagccGTCTGCGAAGACCTGGGCAGGATAAAGGTGCACAACTTGTGGCCACAGTGGAAATGTGTCACATTTGGTGGCTGGTGATGATGTGGCTTCTAGCACTGAGGGTCTGAGAGAAGGCTGGTTCTGGAAGGTGGGTGGTTGTTGGTTACAGACATCCCTTCCTCTTATTCACTCTGTACAGTGAGAAAATAGGAAGGGGTGATCCATGAGGCCTCACAAGGTCATCATACTCTTTAGACTGCCTCCTGATCTCTGGGGTATGGCAATATCTCTGAAGACCCAAGAAAGCTGGGAAGCTGGGGAGGTTCAAAAACAGCAGACTGTCCCCTCACTGTCCAGGCTCTGCAGGGCCATctgcagctgaggaatgcagactCATCTTTAAGTTGAACCATCATGGGGCAGGTGCTTTGAAGCTGTGTGGCACCTGGATTTTGAGGAAACACCTGGAGCTAGCATTTCCCTGAAGCACATCTGTATAGATAAGGATCAGAAGGTAAAGTTAAGGACATTAGAAGAAATTTGTTCCTTAGGTGGACCTTTGAAACTTTTAGGCTCATTAGTTGGGGATGGGGCATCCCAAGACCTCAGAGAGGAGAAGGTAACCCCACCCTTGGGAATAAACTGAATAGGCAGGAGATGAAGCAGGATGTTTATCAACAGTACTTATCTGGAAACCATTTGACTCATGAGAGGTGGATTTAGGTAGATTCTTCAAAGCTTAGAAgattttttaagtttacaaaatgAGATAAATTTTAGACATGCTAACATACCACTGTGTTCTGTACTGGATGTCACATTGTAGAAAAGGCAACGGACTTATGCCTTTGAGTTGTAGTaaaagcatggggaccccaaaaTGACTTCGTATTAAAAGCATGAGGactttttcctctctccagaCACTGGGTGTATACAGATTGGACAGACATTTTTTTAGGTCAGTGAGAAGCACATTTAGTCTGTACTTAGAAGTATAGCATACCATAGGAAATACATATCTTGAGCTTGTGACTGTAATAGCAATCACAATTTATCATACTTAGATCAATAACTCATCTGAACTTCATTGATGAATTTTAAACTCTGAGGTTTCTAGGTCTAAATATAACAGTAGCATAGAGAAGGAAGAAATCGGAAACGTtttcggttttgtttttgttttttttcttttttcttttcttggagctggggaccgaacccagggccttgcgcttgctaggcaacgtTTTACATACACCTTAAATCACTTTCTTAGACCTTTACAATTGCATTTGCACACCTTAAAACACCTCCTTAGACTTTTATAAATTGTAGTTAAAGCACTTTTTCAGACCTTTATAAGTCACATCTACCGATCTCAAAGCACAGTTTTAAGAGTCTTGCAACTTAAGCTTTCATATCCTTAGAACCTACTTAAACTTCGCAGTTTTTTCTATCCAATTACTCACCACAAGATGCAGGTGGTTGGTTACTGAGAGCAATCATTGTAAAACATCTTCCTTTACAAAAAGGGATAGTAAAAAGTTGCATTGAAATCTGTTGCGTGGATTTATCTCTTCTTAGAATCTCGCAACAATGTGATCAGTGTCTGGACACAGTAGCAACTCTAGGAAAGTGGCCTATGATGTTTACACAGGGAGAGAACTGAGGAGCACCTGAAGCCCATGTTGTTGCTTGCGGTTGAACTGACAAAACTCTCCCTAGTCAACACCATCAGAGCTCTGGGAAGCGTGAATTTCACCTGAGTAAGTAGGTACAGACCAAGCAGCTTCCAAATGTCTTAAAAATGACAGACTTCTCCCTTACCTGGACAATCCCTGAAGGTTCCACTGTGGGAGTCTTGATTTCAGTGCAGGCAGTAGACCCAGGGCAGCATCAGTTTTCCAACATCTTAAAGTGTTCAGGGCTGTAATAGTAAGGATATCTGACCTGAACAAACTTCCCTAGTTTCTAGTAACTTGTTTTGTGCTTAACTTTGGAAACATACACAGGAGCTTAATAAACCGTGTTCCTGTTCTGGACGTGCATTGTTAATTGTCCTCAACAGTTTACAATAAGTTGGCAACTTTCCTAAGATTCAGATTTTGCAACTTTGTCTCTGTTAAGTTTGAGTCTTTGTAATTTGAGGTGAAGCTCCTTTATCATCCAAATAAACCATAAATGCTGTAGCCTCGTCCATAGGAGCCTGGTGGCTTGCTTTTATCGCATACCATTATAGGTTACCACAGTTTTTGTATAACTCGGTTTTTCCAAGAGCTAAAGCCCAACAAGGTGAGCAAGGACACAAAGCTACACAATGTCACGGTGACGCTGAATAGGCCTTAGAAATGTATAACGTATTACTCAGTATACCTTATTTGTTATCAAATATAATTGGTTGAGATATGGCTCTgaagtcaagagcactggctgctcttccccaggtcttgagttcaaatcccaacaaccacattgAAGGCACAATGGTCTGTAACTATGGTTTCAGGAGTCTGTCACAATCACAAAGCCATGAATGCGTATAATGCTCTTATAACATAAAATTTTAGAATGAAATGCCTACCTTATTCATTTGGTGTGTGTTGTGCTTATCTACACTTTATCGCAGCTTGGTGCTCAGTAGTTAGTAAAGGCGTAGCAGTTTAGACACACATCTTAAACCAGATTTTGATAAGCCAAGTAGACATTCAAAACcttaaatttttataattacaTACACTATATTCCAAACCAGAGTTGAGTCACAAATATAGTACGTTGTAACAAATGTAACCTTAAATTGTTACTTTCATACAAAAATGTATGCCAATCAGAAATCCTTGAGTCTGGTTGGATCCTTTAGTCTACAAGGAGATACAATGATATACATGAGCTCACAAGAACAAAGAAGTTTTACCGTTATAGTTGCAAGTGGTCATCTGAAGATGATCCTGATCTCACAGGGCGTGGACTCTTTAACCATAGTAAAGATGGCTGCCAGTCATATGGAAGCGTATATTTTGATGAGGTCATCAGCCAAGATGGAGGAGAGACGCATGGTCTATCTTAAAACATCTGTTTTCGTGGTAtgttgcttttaaaaacaaaagctcattgttttcattttaccaatgaagatGAAGGGGCCAGATTTTGGGGTGAAAACCTGCTGGCTCAACGAGGCAAAGAAAGACCTCCCTACTCTACCAAGGCCTCAGAAGGTGAAAGCTCCTTCTCCACACCTTCAGTTCCCTCCACCTCAGTCtccctcctttctacttcctgtgttttcCTATGTCCACCCCTGCCTTCTGATCGcatgctctgcctcttgacctatggcTGATTTTATTTAACACCGTTTACAGAAAGCTGTTGGAGAAAAGCTGTGTGTAAGTCTGAGCCGCACCACAGCAACCTGTCCACACTGAACAGAACGCTCTTGGCTTAAAGGCGTTTCTTAGGGCTGTGCAACTCCACAAGCAGAGACAGGATTTTCCTGTTCCAAGTTTACAATCTTGAACTACACAATGTGATCAGGTATCTTGCAACATTCCCCCCTTTTTGTCTGAACAGTTGCTGTTTTTCCAGCATCAATAAACTATATACTGTCCGGTAACAATCACACTCACAATGTCCAGTCCACTTATTTGAATTTGGCAACCTTGGAGAAAGTGTTCCACTCTCTGTCCAAGTTCGGTGAGTCCAAAGGTCTGTACACAAATTGCTATTAAAACTTACACTTATCAACCTACCTCTTTTTAAGCCTTAaaacagtgctggagagatggctcagcggttaagagcactgattgctctcccagaggtttctgagttcaattcccagcaatcacatggtggctcacaaccatctgtaatggggatttgatgccctcttctggtgtgtctgaagatagcaacagtgtgctcatatagctaaaataaatcaaaacaaataaaaaaaaaaccgtaaaacatttttaaaatcctaaacAATTTAGGTTTAACTGTGAGAGTTtaactatctagtcttcaaccccatcagagacctgagaagaatAAATGTTctcaaaagagacaggaagtgcagAACAAGCAGCTTCTGAAAGCATAGGAAGGACAGAGACTGCTGGCTACCTGGACAGTCACCCAGGGGTTTCTGGAAGTTTGGAGCATCCATGTCTTCAGGCCACTGGCCCAGAGCATCTGACAGATTGTTCTGTGAACCATGAGGGACTTCTTCTCTACCTAGTCTTGACAGAGTTCAGCATTTGCCTTCCTGTGCTTTCTTGGTCCAGGCTGGACAGTATTCTGTCAGCAGTTGAAGGAAGGACAGTTTCTTGCCCAGTGGCAGCCACATGTGAAGCAAACTCTGTAAGGAGGTTCTTCAATGCTCAGCGTCTTCCTTGAAGTAGTATGGCGGTGCTGCCAGGAGCGGACACATCTCATTGTAAAAAAATTAGTCTTAAATTAATAAGACATCTCTGAATCTTATATTCAgtagatgtctgaggttttttgAAGACTAGTAcctaacaaaaccaaacaaacaaaagtttgaTGAACTATTAACTAGCAttttacaaattttcttttttttttctttttttcagagctggggaccgaaccccaacACCTTACAAATTTTCTAAAACAGTTTGTAATAGGCACTTTCAAAAAGGACTAGTCCTTCCCATTGTCTTGTTAAGAAATTCATAGGTATCTTAATGTCATGTGGTTGATACATAGTTAAAAGTTCTTATGTTGTTACCAAAATATAACCTTACTTTTGTATCAATATCCAAGGATCTATACCAATATAACCAACTGTAACCTTAATTTGAATCCATACACAAAGATCTATACTAATGTAATCAAATAAACATCAATTTTGTTTCAATTCACAAAGCtaatataatcttttaaaaatatacaataatttTGTATCAATACACAAAGTTGTATGTAAGAATAGACTGAATAATTTACCCGTTCCCTATTATTCCTATGCACTCCTGTATCCCCTTCTGTCTTCTCAGTAGTGAAGCTGTCCCTGCCAAGCTCTCTACACTGCAGGGCTTGGTGGGGTTTCACAGTCTCAGGATTCGGGATTCCTGAGTTCCGAGTTCTATACAATGTTCACGTCAGTTTCCTCTGACCTCGGGAATCTGAATATCCTGAGTAGTTTGGAGTCTGAAGCTGATCGATGGGTGACTTTGTCACTTTAGCAGCGATCCCATCTATGTAGAGCACATCAGTCAAGTCAAAGGTGCCCACTGTTTGCACAggacctggcaacagaagaggcGTGGGATCACAACCTTTAAAGTTTATCAAGGTGCTATTAAAACCTTGGTGTGGTTCCCATGGCCTTGGCCCCAGCACTACGGTATGAGggtgagggcagaggcaggcagatctttggagTTTGAACTCTAGGCCAcctggagttccaggacaactggtGCTTCAatgtgtgtgatatggtgtgtgtgtgtgtgtgtctttgtgtgtgtgtgtgtgtgtgagtgtgtgtgtgtgtgtttgtgtgtgtgtgtgagtgtgtgtgtgtgtgttaaaaataaaaccaaagggtcagagagatggctcatcggttaagagcactatctgctcttccagaggtcctgagttcagatcccagcaaccacatggtggctcacaaccatctgtaatcggatctgatgccctcttctggtgtgtctgaagacagctacagtgcattcatagacataaaataaataaatcttgaaagaaaggaaccctttctttcccatgttactttaaagaataaaataaaaaataaaactaaaaccacACCGAAATGTATCAGAACGTGTGCTTGCTTACCATGGAAGGTATGAAGTCAGCAGGCATCATgaactcagttctctcctgcctTTATCTGAGCCACAGACAAGGAACTTCGGTAGCTGGGCTTTTGTAGCAAGCAGCTTCAATCAGTCCTGGTAACAGCCTTTTCCAATTGATATGTCTGAGTGTTCACCAGCATACATGAACTAATTAATAATTAATCGATTAGGTAGTGCATGGAAAATCCAGCTGCTGCAATGACAAACTACTTCAAAGCTTGCGTGCATCTCTCTGCTGCTGTCAAATACCACGGCTGAGATTCTTCCCAGCGACCCGGGGCCCTGAGCAGGCTCCACACAGGTCATTGTGAGCACAGCACTGCTCAGGACTGTTCCTAAGAGCAGAGACAAGAGcttttgtgtgcatatgcacacacacgtgcacacacacacgcacacacacacgtgcacacacacacacaccccactgtaCGCTCCCAGGGCGGCTCCCAGGATAAAGCAGCTGTCCGTGAGCTTGCTTCTGAGGCTCAGTGGTTGTGAGTAATGAATGCTCAGTTGCTGGCTGCAACTGCGTGCCTGCTTTGTAAACACTCACCAGACTTGGAACAGGCTTCCGGCAGAAGGGGGTTCTGTTAAAGCTGCAGCGTGCTCAAGTGCACCCTTTGGGTGTGTAATGAAAGTGTGCAAAGGAAAAGAGTTAAAGCCCATCGCACTGTTGCCTCTTCCTTCCAGGGAGGGGTGCAGTCTCTCAGGTGCCTCATAGCCTACTACGTGGTACTCAGTCCCCACATCcgatttatttctgtgtctatGATGGCTTTGCTTGCATGCACATCTGTGCACCATAAGCGTTCTGTATCCACGGAGCAATATTACCCACAGAAGACACTATCtgaatccttattttttttaaaaatttatttatttattatatatgagtacactgcagctgtcttcagtcgcaccagaagagggcatcagatctcattacagatggttgtgagccaccatgtggttgctgggatttgaactcagggcctctggaagagcagtcagtgctcgtaaccactgagccatctctccagccacctcaTTCTTagttttgttaaaaaaaacaaaaacaaacaaacaactctgaTAAATCAGGTCTAGGTTTAGGAGTGGTGGTGACGCAGAGAGAGGCATGGAGAGGGTGGGCTGAGGTGTCAGGGGTGGGGCAGTAGTGTTTCCTCCCTGACCCCTGCGTCCTCGTCTACAACACATTGCCACGGTCCAGAATGGGTGATTCCTTTACTGTGTCTGTTCAACTGAAGAAAAAACCAGTCAGTTACAACAAGGCACAcaatgggaacacacacacacacacacacacacacacacacacacacacactcgaagcCGACCCTCTCCCGCCAACTGTATTTACATGATTGTGAGCTGACGTGGGTattgagaattgaacttgggattTCCTGGAGAACAAAAGCGCTCATAACCTCTGAGCCACTTCCTCAGGCCGGAAATCTCACCCttgaagtttttaaaatgtatgcatgtgtggttttgtatatgtgtatatgtgtgtcaggTGTATGCAGTGCACTCTCACGACAGTGTGTTGAATGACCTGGGCCCAGTTACATGGGTAGGTGCTGTGAACTCATTGTGCATCCTCAATGGTGCTGGTCCCGCCCAGCCCAGGAGGGGGCAGCAGGCGTCAGGGGGCGGTTCCTCCCTCGGCCCTGCCCAGTGCTGTGCAGCTCCCTGCAACTAGACAAGGTTTGGGGGCTGCAGCCCCCGCGGAGCCCCACCCCCGGTTCTTTTGTCTTTAACTCATTCTCCCACGGGTCTCATTGTgcaaagagaataacattttagAATGAAGCTTCTTACAACACACTAAAAGGAAAGAATTAAAAGCCT includes:
- the RT1-CE12 gene encoding RT1 class I, locus CE12 isoform X2, producing the protein MGVTAPPLLLLLLAAALARTQTRAGSHSLRYFKTAVSRPGLGEPRFMEVGYVDDTEFVRFDSDAENPRYEPRARWMEQQGPEYWERETQGAKEKEQTFRVNLRTLLGYYNQSEGDSHTLQLMFGCDVGSDGRLLRGYDQFAYDGRDYIALNEDLKTWAAADVVAQMTRNKWERARYAEKRRANLEGECVESLRRFLELGKETLLRSDPPKAHVTLHPRPEGDVTLRCWALGFYPADITLTWQMNGEDLTQDMELVETRPAGDGTFQKWAAVVVPLGKEQNYTCLVEHEGLPEPLTLRWEPPSSTNSNMEFNVIYVVLGAISAVAISGAVIIGAVLAVVRKRNTGGEGGDYTPAPGLR
- the RT1-CE12 gene encoding RT1 class I, locus CE12 isoform X1, whose protein sequence is MGVTAPPLLLLLLAAALARTQTRAGSHSLRYFKTAVSRPGLGEPRFMEVGYVDDTEFVRFDSDAENPRYEPRARWMEQQGPEYWERETQGAKEKEQTFRVNLRTLLGYYNQSEGDSHTLQLMFGCDVGSDGRLLRGYDQFAYDGRDYIALNEDLKTWAAADVVAQMTRNKWERARYAEKRRANLEGECVESLRRFLELGKETLLRSDPPKAHVTLHPRPEGDVTLRCWALGFYPADITLTWQMNGEDLTQDMELVETRPAGDGTFQKWAAVVVPLGKEQNYTCLVEHEGLPEPLTLRWEPPSSTNSNMEFNVIYVVLGAISAVAISGAVIIGAVLAVVRKRNTGGEGGDYTPAPVMVCDSHSLA
- the RT1-CE12 gene encoding RT1 class I, locus CE12 isoform X4, giving the protein MGVTAPPLLLLLLAAALARTQTRAGSHSLRYFKTAVSRPGLGEPRFMEVGYVDDTEFVRFDSDAENPRYEPRARWMEQQGPEYWERETQGAKEKEQTFRVNLRTLLGYYNQSEGDSHTLQLMFGCDVGSDGRLLRGYDQFAYDGRDYIALNEDLKTWAAADVVAQMTRNKWERARYAEKRRANLEGECVESLRRFLELGKETLLRSDPPKAHVTLHPRPEGDVTLRCWALGFYPADITLTWQMNGEDLTQDMELVETRPAGDGTFQKWAAVVVPLGKEQNYTCLVEHEGLPEPLTLRWEPPSSTNSNMEFNVIYVVLGAISAVAISGAVIIGAVLAVVRKRNTA
- the RT1-CE12 gene encoding RT1 class I, locus CE12 isoform X5, whose product is MEQQGPEYWERETQGAKEKEQTFRVNLRTLLGYYNQSEGDSHTLQLMFGCDVGSDGRLLRGYDQFAYDGRDYIALNEDLKTWAAADVVAQMTRNKWERARYAEKRRANLEGECVESLRRFLELGKETLLRSDPPKAHVTLHPRPEGDVTLRCWALGFYPADITLTWQMNGEDLTQDMELVETRPAGDGTFQKWAAVVVPLGKEQNYTCLVEHEGLPEPLTLRWEPPSSTNSNMEFNVIYVVLGAISAVAISGAVIIGAVLAVVRKRNTGGEGGDYTPAPDRDSCQSSNVSLPDCKA
- the RT1-CE12 gene encoding RT1 class I, locus CE12 isoform X3, which produces MGVTAPPLLLLLLAAALARTQTRAGSHSLRYFKTAVSRPGLGEPRFMEVGYVDDTEFVRFDSDAENPRYEPRARWMEQQGPEYWERETQGAKEKEQTFRVNLRTLLGYYNQSEGDSHTLQLMFGCDVGSDGRLLRGYDQFAYDGRDYIALNEDLKTWAAADVVAQMTRNKWERARYAEKRRANLEGECVESLRRFLELGKETLLRSDPPKAHVTLHPRPEGDVTLRCWALGFYPADITLTWQMNGEDLTQDMELVETRPAGDGTFQKWAAVVVPLGKEQNYTCLVEHEGLPEPLTLRWEPPSSTNSNMEFNVIYVVLGAISAVAISGAVIIGAVLAVVRKRNTGGEGGDYTPAPA
- the RT1-CE12 gene encoding RT1 class I, locus CE12 precursor, which codes for MGVTAPPLLLLLLAAALARTQTRAGSHSLRYFKTAVSRPGLGEPRFMEVGYVDDTEFVRFDSDAENPRYEPRARWMEQQGPEYWERETQGAKEKEQTFRVNLRTLLGYYNQSEGDSHTLQLMFGCDVGSDGRLLRGYDQFAYDGRDYIALNEDLKTWAAADVVAQMTRNKWERARYAEKRRANLEGECVESLRRFLELGKETLLRSDPPKAHVTLHPRPEGDVTLRCWALGFYPADITLTWQMNGEDLTQDMELVETRPAGDGTFQKWAAVVVPLGKEQNYTCLVEHEGLPEPLTLRWEPPSSTNSNMEFNVIYVVLGAISAVAISGAVIIGAVLAVVRKRNTGGEGGDYTPAPDRDSCQSSNVSLPDCKA